The proteins below are encoded in one region of Pseudonocardia sp. DSM 110487:
- a CDS encoding gamma carbonic anhydrase family protein has protein sequence MPVYALGEVEPDIHPDAYVHPDAVVIGNVTIGAEASVWPTAVLRGDDGRIEVGARTSVQDGSIIHCTPHEPTIIGNEVTIGHNVHIEGAVIGDRALISSGSVVLNGARVGAGAVVAAGAVVSPKTEIPDRRMAIGVPARIREGHEVPEGYFDHAVQSYVRRGKRFRAELRRIA, from the coding sequence GTGCCCGTCTACGCACTCGGTGAGGTCGAGCCGGATATTCATCCCGATGCCTACGTCCATCCGGACGCCGTCGTGATCGGCAACGTCACGATCGGGGCAGAGGCGTCGGTATGGCCGACCGCCGTACTGCGCGGTGACGACGGCCGCATCGAGGTCGGCGCCCGCACGAGCGTGCAGGACGGATCGATCATCCACTGCACCCCGCACGAGCCGACGATCATCGGGAACGAGGTCACCATCGGGCACAACGTGCACATCGAGGGTGCTGTGATCGGCGACCGCGCCCTCATCTCGTCGGGTTCCGTCGTGCTGAACGGTGCCCGCGTCGGTGCCGGGGCCGTCGTCGCGGCCGGCGCCGTCGTATCGCCGAAGACGGAGATCCCGGACAGGCGGATGGCGATCGGCGTGCCCGCTCGGATCCGGGAGGGCCACGAGGTGCCCGAAGGCTATTTCGACCATGCTGTTCAGAGCTATGTCCGGCGCGGCAAGCGGTTCCGCGCCGAGCTGAGGAGGATCGCCTGA
- a CDS encoding uracil-DNA glycosylase gives MSARPLEEVVEAGWAAALAPVAPVIADMGAFLRAELAAGRRYLPAGANVLRAFQQPFDGVRVLIVGQDPYPTPGHAIGLSFSVSPETRPVPRSLANIFREYTEDLGHPTPSTGDLTPWADQGVLLLNRVLTVEPGNPGSHRDKGWEKVTEQAIRALVDRDGEPLVAILWGRDARNLAPLLADVPCIESAHPSPMSADRGFFGSRPFSRANALLEELGGEPVDWKLP, from the coding sequence ATGTCGGCACGACCGCTCGAGGAGGTCGTCGAGGCCGGATGGGCCGCGGCGCTGGCCCCGGTGGCCCCGGTGATCGCCGACATGGGGGCCTTCCTGCGCGCCGAGCTCGCGGCCGGCCGCCGCTACCTGCCCGCAGGCGCCAACGTCCTGCGTGCGTTCCAGCAGCCCTTCGACGGGGTGCGGGTGCTGATCGTGGGCCAGGACCCGTACCCGACGCCGGGCCACGCGATCGGGCTGTCGTTCTCGGTGTCGCCGGAGACACGCCCCGTGCCGCGCTCGCTCGCGAACATCTTCCGCGAGTACACGGAGGACCTCGGCCACCCGACCCCGTCCACCGGCGACCTCACGCCATGGGCCGACCAGGGTGTGCTGCTGCTCAACAGGGTGCTCACCGTCGAGCCGGGCAACCCAGGCTCGCACCGCGACAAGGGCTGGGAGAAGGTCACCGAGCAGGCCATCCGCGCCCTCGTGGACCGGGACGGCGAGCCGCTCGTCGCGATCCTGTGGGGGCGGGACGCCCGCAACCTGGCCCCGTTGCTCGCCGACGTGCCGTGCATCGAGTCGGCCCACCCGAGCCCGATGTCGGCCGACCGCGGCTTCTTCGGCTCCCGCCCGTTCAGCCGGGCCAACGCCCTGCTGGAGGAGCTGGGTGGGGAGCCGGTGGACTGGAAGCTCCCCTAA
- a CDS encoding DUF429 domain-containing protein, translated as MRTIGVDLAAQAKHTAIVVLDWDAGSARLTDAGIPTDDDAVLRRSAGADKVGIDCPLGWPEPFVEFLGAQRTGPPETVPDWRSLAYRRTDRHVHTVTGLTPLSVSTDRIGLTAMRAARLQGRLMACGHDVRRNGAGLIVEVYPAAGLKLWRLPHHRYKGSANRDALGALVDALLGAAPWLELGEHERTCRLSDHAFDALVAALLAGAAARGATAAPDDGDRAAAVTEGWIALPTGRLVDLAS; from the coding sequence GTGCGGACAATCGGTGTCGATCTCGCGGCACAGGCGAAGCACACAGCGATCGTCGTTCTCGACTGGGACGCCGGGTCAGCGCGGCTGACCGACGCCGGGATCCCCACCGACGACGACGCGGTGCTGCGCCGGTCGGCAGGCGCGGACAAGGTCGGCATCGACTGCCCGCTCGGCTGGCCCGAGCCCTTCGTCGAGTTCCTCGGCGCGCAGCGGACGGGCCCGCCCGAGACCGTGCCGGACTGGCGGTCGCTGGCGTACCGCCGCACCGACCGGCACGTGCACACGGTCACCGGCCTGACACCGCTGAGCGTCTCCACCGACCGCATCGGCCTCACCGCGATGCGAGCGGCGCGGCTACAGGGCCGGCTGATGGCGTGCGGACACGACGTCCGACGGAACGGTGCCGGCTTGATCGTCGAGGTCTATCCCGCGGCTGGGCTGAAGCTGTGGCGGCTGCCGCACCACCGGTACAAGGGGAGCGCGAACCGGGATGCGCTCGGCGCGCTCGTCGACGCGCTGCTGGGCGCAGCACCCTGGCTGGAACTCGGCGAGCACGAGCGGACCTGCAGGTTGAGCGACCACGCCTTCGACGCCCTCGTCGCCGCGCTGCTCGCCGGGGCTGCAGCGCGTGGCGCCACAGCGGCGCCGGACGACGGGGACCGCGCCGCTGCCGTCACGGAGGGATGGATCGCGCTTCCGACGGGCCGGCTCGTGGACCTCGCGAGCTAG
- a CDS encoding sulfatase-like hydrolase/transferase produces MSPRNILFLMTDQHRVDTLGAYGNPHAATPVLDGLARSGTRFDRWYTPTAICTPARASLLTGQAPFRHQVLANHERNVGYREDLADGTFTFVEALREHGYNTGLVGKWHAGTEKNAASFGFDGPDLPGWHNPVDNEDYLAYLREHGLPPYEISDRIRGTLPNGGPGNLLAARLHQPVEATFEHYLATRTIELLERYAATPDTPFFLELSFFGPHLPYIVPDSYFDMIDPELVELPKSIAETFEGKPPVQRNYSAHWTFDTMPIEVTRKLIAVYWGYVSLIDEQVGRVLDALERLGLADGTAVFFTSDHGEFTGSHRLHDKGPAMYEDIYRTAGIVRIPGAPPGQARSEFVSLLDCTATILELAGIDPAAAVDSRSLVPLVEGRQVEWAPDIVCEFHGHHFPYPQRMLREDRYKLVVNPDSTNELYDLENDPDELLNVYHHPEMAPVRTLLMRRLYRQLRDRGDNFYHWMTTMYDVGDVDHDPTQSGLDETTYRSTEDEVHVA; encoded by the coding sequence ATGAGCCCGCGGAACATCCTCTTCCTGATGACCGACCAGCACCGGGTCGACACGCTCGGGGCCTACGGCAACCCGCACGCGGCCACGCCGGTGCTCGACGGGCTCGCCCGCTCGGGCACCCGGTTCGACCGCTGGTACACGCCCACCGCGATCTGCACACCGGCGCGCGCGAGCCTGCTCACCGGCCAGGCCCCGTTCCGGCACCAGGTGCTCGCGAACCACGAACGCAACGTCGGCTACCGCGAGGACCTCGCCGACGGGACGTTCACGTTCGTGGAGGCGCTCCGGGAGCACGGCTACAACACCGGTCTCGTGGGCAAGTGGCACGCGGGTACGGAGAAGAACGCCGCCTCCTTCGGATTCGACGGACCCGACCTGCCGGGCTGGCACAACCCCGTCGACAACGAGGACTACCTCGCGTACCTGCGGGAGCACGGGCTCCCGCCGTACGAGATCAGCGACCGGATCCGGGGCACGCTGCCCAACGGCGGGCCGGGAAACCTCCTCGCCGCCCGCCTCCACCAGCCGGTGGAGGCGACGTTCGAGCACTACCTCGCCACCCGCACCATCGAGCTGCTGGAACGCTACGCGGCGACCCCCGACACCCCGTTCTTCCTGGAGCTCAGCTTCTTCGGCCCGCACCTTCCGTACATCGTGCCCGACTCCTACTTCGACATGATCGACCCCGAACTGGTCGAGCTGCCGAAGTCGATCGCGGAGACCTTCGAGGGCAAGCCGCCCGTGCAGCGCAACTACAGCGCCCACTGGACGTTCGACACGATGCCGATCGAGGTGACGCGCAAGCTCATCGCGGTCTACTGGGGGTACGTGTCGCTGATCGACGAGCAGGTCGGCCGGGTGCTGGACGCGCTCGAGCGGCTCGGGCTCGCCGACGGCACCGCGGTGTTCTTCACCTCCGACCACGGTGAGTTCACCGGTTCGCACCGGCTGCACGACAAGGGCCCCGCGATGTACGAGGACATCTACCGCACGGCCGGGATCGTGCGGATCCCCGGAGCACCGCCGGGCCAGGCGCGCAGCGAGTTCGTGAGCCTGCTCGACTGCACGGCGACGATCCTCGAGCTCGCCGGCATCGACCCGGCAGCGGCCGTCGACTCGCGCAGTCTCGTGCCGCTTGTCGAGGGCCGGCAGGTGGAGTGGGCTCCCGACATCGTCTGCGAGTTCCACGGGCACCACTTCCCGTACCCGCAGCGGATGCTGCGCGAGGACCGCTACAAGCTGGTGGTCAACCCGGACTCGACGAACGAGCTCTACGACCTCGAGAACGACCCGGACGAGCTGTTGAACGTCTACCACCACCCGGAGATGGCGCCGGTCCGAACGCTGTTGATGCGGCGTCTCTATCGTCAGCTACGGGACCGCGGCGACAACTTCTACCACTGGATGACCACGATGTACGACGTCGGGGATGTCGACCACGACCCAACCCAGTCCGGCCTCGACGAGACGACGTACCGATCCACCGAGGACGAGGTGCACGTCGCGTGA
- a CDS encoding aliphatic sulfonate ABC transporter substrate-binding protein: protein MRITRRLIGAVAAGLALAVVAGCGAGAPAAPDGTAPVDVNFGFIPDFNGTSLLAIAEDQGLWEKHGVNVTTTSFTNGPLQIQALGTGDLDFGYIGPGAIWLPASGQAKIVAVNTLGRADRVVAQPGIGSIADLRGRTVAVPEGTSGDMILTLALQKAGMAKADVQLVAMEPAAIITALSSKQVDAAGIWYPALATVKQRVPDLVELATNQDFEETVAFPTAFVAGNDVVAGEPEKVERVLKVLREAIASRAANPAQAVQLTADFSALDPAQVQADAANVQVLSLDELDRLTRDGTINKWFAGLGDYFVGAGKLQAPVDPAQYYTGDLFLQASE, encoded by the coding sequence ATGCGGATCACCAGAAGACTGATCGGTGCCGTCGCCGCAGGCCTGGCCCTCGCGGTCGTCGCAGGCTGCGGCGCTGGCGCCCCCGCGGCCCCGGACGGGACGGCGCCCGTCGACGTGAACTTCGGCTTCATCCCAGACTTCAACGGTACGAGCCTGCTCGCGATCGCCGAGGACCAAGGGCTGTGGGAGAAGCACGGGGTGAACGTCACGACGACGTCGTTCACGAACGGGCCGCTGCAGATCCAGGCACTCGGCACCGGCGACCTGGACTTCGGCTACATCGGCCCGGGCGCGATCTGGCTCCCGGCGTCCGGGCAGGCCAAGATCGTCGCCGTCAACACGCTCGGCCGGGCCGACCGCGTCGTCGCCCAGCCGGGCATCGGCTCGATCGCTGACCTGCGCGGCCGGACCGTCGCGGTCCCGGAGGGCACGTCCGGCGACATGATCCTCACGCTCGCGCTCCAGAAGGCCGGGATGGCGAAGGCGGACGTGCAGCTCGTGGCGATGGAGCCTGCCGCCATCATCACCGCGCTGTCGTCGAAGCAGGTCGACGCCGCCGGCATCTGGTACCCGGCTCTGGCGACGGTGAAGCAGCGGGTGCCCGACCTCGTCGAGCTGGCGACGAACCAGGACTTCGAGGAGACCGTCGCGTTCCCGACGGCGTTCGTGGCGGGCAACGACGTCGTCGCGGGCGAGCCGGAGAAGGTGGAGCGCGTGCTCAAGGTCCTGCGGGAGGCGATCGCCTCCCGCGCCGCGAACCCGGCCCAGGCCGTCCAGCTCACCGCGGACTTCTCCGCCCTCGACCCGGCCCAGGTGCAGGCCGACGCCGCGAACGTGCAGGTCCTCTCCCTCGACGAGCTCGACCGGCTGACCCGCGACGGCACGATCAACAAGTGGTTCGCCGGCCTCGGTGACTACTTCGTCGGCGCGGGCAAGCTGCAGGCACCGGTGGACCCGGCGCAGTACTACACCGGCGACCTCTTCCTGCAGGCCAGCGAATGA
- a CDS encoding ABC transporter ATP-binding protein — MTTTTGAKISVQEVRKTFPLKNEEFVALDGVSLDIADNEFVTVVGPSGCGKSTLMNVLAGLETPTSGRALVDGEDVVGPGPERGVIFQQYALFPWLTVRKNVEFGLKVAGLGAPERRERADYFIRIVGLEQFADALPKMLSGGMKQRCAIARAYAVNPSILLMDEPFGALDALTRVTLQEQLLDTWSREKRTVLFITHDVDEAVFLANRVVVMAARPGRIYDVIDVDLPYPRTEEARLSPEFAQLRNRVWHSVYHQAPGIAAGR, encoded by the coding sequence ATGACCACGACGACCGGCGCGAAGATCTCCGTGCAGGAGGTCCGCAAGACCTTCCCCCTGAAGAACGAGGAGTTCGTCGCGCTCGACGGGGTGTCGCTCGACATCGCCGACAACGAGTTCGTCACCGTCGTCGGGCCCTCCGGGTGCGGCAAGTCGACGCTCATGAACGTCCTCGCCGGGCTCGAGACCCCGACCTCGGGTCGCGCGCTCGTCGACGGCGAGGACGTCGTCGGCCCGGGGCCAGAGCGCGGTGTCATCTTCCAGCAGTACGCGCTCTTCCCCTGGCTCACCGTCCGGAAGAACGTCGAGTTCGGGCTGAAGGTCGCGGGCCTCGGCGCACCCGAGCGGCGCGAGCGGGCCGACTACTTCATCCGCATCGTCGGCCTCGAGCAGTTCGCCGACGCCCTGCCGAAGATGCTCTCGGGCGGGATGAAGCAGCGCTGCGCCATCGCCAGGGCGTACGCGGTGAACCCGTCGATCCTGCTCATGGACGAACCCTTCGGCGCGCTGGACGCGCTCACCCGGGTGACGTTGCAGGAACAACTGCTCGACACGTGGAGCCGGGAGAAGCGCACGGTCCTGTTCATCACCCACGACGTCGACGAGGCCGTCTTCCTCGCGAACCGCGTCGTGGTGATGGCGGCGCGGCCCGGCCGGATCTACGACGTGATCGACGTCGACCTGCCATACCCGCGCACCGAGGAAGCCCGCCTGAGCCCGGAGTTCGCCCAGCTCCGCAACCGCGTGTGGCACTCGGTCTACCACCAGGCTCCCGGCATCGCCGCCGGACGTTGA
- a CDS encoding ABC transporter permease has product MSVPTSQVEAPAPPAAAPRGATRRTRSRRSTLVLLNAVSIVGGIAGWWLLALNGFQFPTPPEVVAKAVQLAGNGTLQEDVLASLARVLVGFLIGSAAAIPVGFLMGWYTVARGLFEPWIQFFRTIPPLALLPLVLVLLGIGEVPKVFVIFLAAFLACVISTYQGVVSVDRTLINAARVLGAKDATIFAKVVVPASTPFILVGMRVGLGSAWATLVAAELLAAPAGLGYRMQQAQLYYDLATIFVSIVAIGVLGLVMDRLLLLAETRLTGWQERR; this is encoded by the coding sequence GTGAGCGTTCCGACGTCGCAGGTCGAGGCGCCCGCTCCCCCGGCCGCCGCACCGCGGGGAGCAACCCGGCGCACGCGGTCCCGGCGCTCCACGCTCGTCCTGCTGAACGCCGTGTCCATCGTCGGCGGCATCGCCGGCTGGTGGCTCCTGGCCCTGAACGGCTTCCAGTTCCCGACTCCGCCCGAGGTCGTCGCGAAGGCCGTCCAGCTCGCGGGCAACGGAACCCTGCAGGAGGACGTCCTCGCGAGCCTGGCCCGCGTGCTCGTGGGCTTCCTCATCGGCTCGGCCGCCGCGATCCCCGTCGGCTTCCTCATGGGGTGGTATACCGTGGCCCGCGGGCTCTTCGAGCCATGGATCCAGTTCTTCCGCACGATCCCGCCGCTCGCGCTGCTGCCGCTCGTGCTGGTGCTGCTCGGCATCGGCGAGGTCCCGAAGGTGTTCGTCATCTTCCTCGCCGCGTTCCTGGCGTGCGTGATCTCGACCTACCAGGGCGTCGTGAGCGTGGACCGCACGCTCATCAACGCAGCGCGGGTCCTCGGCGCGAAGGACGCGACGATCTTCGCCAAGGTCGTCGTCCCCGCGTCGACGCCGTTCATCCTCGTCGGCATGCGGGTGGGCCTCGGGTCGGCTTGGGCCACCCTGGTGGCCGCCGAGCTGCTGGCCGCTCCCGCCGGTCTGGGCTACCGCATGCAGCAGGCGCAGCTCTACTACGACCTCGCGACGATCTTCGTCAGCATCGTCGCCATCGGCGTTCTCGGACTGGTGATGGACCGGCTGCTACTCCTCGCAGAGACCAGGCTCACCGGATGGCAGGAACGACGATGA
- a CDS encoding ROK family transcriptional regulator has product MSRRTGLHALTRSMHEKRVLTALRTGGAMSRAALAERVGLSRTTVSEITGDLLARGAIIVAETDAAVRVGSGRPAERLCLDPSSGQFLGVDFGHRRVQVAVADAAHEIIAGGVSRYADGTPWDERLEIAFALTERLARETGAHLGALQAVGIGVPGPYIGSQPGAPEISWNRRLAPKGIDTAFAERFGAAVIVDNNTRFAALAEAISHKTAVSDLVYVRLSDGVGGGLVVAGRLVTGGRGFAGELGHVTADPNGTTCRCGKRGCLETVASTPAILRACRERGAAVGSLEDLAERVAGRDPAVEAVLREVGATLGRVLGATAMVLNPDEVVIGGEIVHVAPVIVEQAAATLRFELFSIPASEPVVVRAGQLRDSDGAVGAIAALFHQSPLLAGYAEASTPAGSSHSQQRSTS; this is encoded by the coding sequence ATGTCGAGGAGGACCGGGCTCCACGCGCTCACGAGGAGCATGCACGAGAAGCGCGTGCTGACCGCGCTCCGCACCGGGGGCGCGATGAGCCGAGCCGCGCTCGCCGAGCGCGTCGGTCTCTCGCGCACGACCGTCTCCGAGATCACGGGCGACCTGCTGGCGAGGGGCGCGATCATCGTCGCCGAGACCGATGCCGCGGTGCGCGTCGGAAGCGGCAGGCCGGCCGAGCGGCTCTGCCTCGATCCGTCGTCGGGACAGTTCCTCGGCGTCGACTTCGGGCACCGTCGCGTGCAGGTCGCGGTGGCCGACGCCGCGCACGAGATCATCGCGGGTGGCGTCAGCCGCTACGCCGATGGCACACCGTGGGACGAGCGGCTGGAGATCGCGTTCGCGCTGACCGAGCGGCTCGCCCGCGAGACGGGAGCGCACCTCGGCGCCCTCCAGGCCGTGGGGATCGGCGTTCCCGGGCCCTACATCGGCAGCCAGCCCGGCGCGCCCGAGATCAGCTGGAACCGCCGGCTCGCCCCCAAGGGCATCGACACGGCCTTCGCCGAGCGGTTCGGCGCCGCAGTGATCGTGGACAACAACACGCGGTTCGCGGCGCTCGCCGAAGCGATCTCGCACAAGACCGCCGTCAGCGACCTCGTCTACGTGCGGCTCTCCGACGGTGTCGGCGGCGGCCTCGTCGTCGCGGGCCGGCTCGTGACCGGCGGCCGCGGGTTCGCCGGTGAGCTCGGCCACGTCACGGCGGACCCGAACGGCACCACCTGCCGGTGCGGGAAGCGCGGGTGTCTCGAGACCGTCGCCTCCACCCCGGCGATCCTGCGGGCGTGCCGCGAGCGGGGCGCCGCCGTGGGGTCGCTCGAGGACCTCGCAGAGAGGGTCGCCGGGCGCGACCCCGCCGTCGAGGCGGTGCTTCGCGAGGTCGGCGCGACCCTCGGCAGGGTCCTCGGCGCGACGGCCATGGTGCTCAACCCCGACGAGGTCGTCATCGGCGGCGAGATCGTGCACGTCGCACCGGTGATCGTCGAGCAGGCGGCGGCCACGCTGCGCTTCGAGCTCTTCTCGATCCCCGCCTCCGAGCCGGTCGTGGTCCGGGCCGGGCAACTGCGCGACAGCGACGGGGCCGTCGGTGCGATCGCCGCGCTGTTCCACCAGTCGCCGTTGCTCGCCGGATACGCCGAGGCCTCCACGCCGGCCGGTTCCTCGCACAGCCAGCAAAGGAGCACATCGTGA
- the rpmB gene encoding 50S ribosomal protein L28, whose translation MAAVCDVCGKGPGFGMSVSHSHRRTHRRWNPNIQTVRASAGGGNRRRLNVCTSCLKAGKVARA comes from the coding sequence GTGGCTGCCGTCTGTGACGTCTGTGGAAAGGGTCCGGGCTTCGGCATGTCCGTCTCGCACTCGCACCGCCGCACCCACCGCCGCTGGAACCCGAACATCCAGACCGTGCGGGCCAGCGCGGGCGGCGGCAACCGCCGCCGCCTGAACGTGTGCACCTCGTGCCTGAAGGCCGGCAAGGTCGCGCGCGCCTGA
- a CDS encoding DAK2 domain-containing protein produces MPPTLDTALLTGWARAATTALERHCAEIDRINVFPVPDGDTGTNLLLTMRAAADAVRRVVRENGAGRGAAAVAAALARGALVGARGNSGVILSQVLRGLAEAVAPAPRPAGAVLADALRRAHRLATAAVSRPKEGTVLSVLAAAASAAADVESDRLDDVAVAAAEAAGKAVQATTGQLPELARAGVVDAGGLGLYLVLDALAALVTGRSGGELPRTPVPVARGREVLVAEREAGSEEHDYEVMYLLDGTDEPRVGELRTRLTAIGDCVAVAGDADGLWNVHVHCSDIGAAIEAGIDAGRPHRITVVRFADQEEQYLPTPPADRFSRERAVLMVVTGAEVAELARSAGAVVLEREPGRSVDESELLAALAGTRARHVVLLPDDAELAPVAESAASVARRDGQEVLVLPTASVLQGLSALAVHDPDRRAGDDVVAMAEAAAGTRTGGLVVAESEALTWVGRCEPGEVLGITDGEVVLIAPDLAVGALWLAHRMLTAGGEIVTVLLGDAADPSLADGLAADLRRTHPEVDVVVHRGGQTDYPLVLGVE; encoded by the coding sequence GTGCCCCCAACCCTCGACACCGCGCTGCTCACGGGCTGGGCACGGGCTGCCACCACGGCGCTCGAGCGGCATTGCGCGGAGATCGACCGGATCAACGTCTTCCCGGTGCCCGACGGCGACACGGGCACGAACCTGTTGCTCACCATGCGCGCGGCCGCCGACGCCGTGCGGCGGGTGGTGCGGGAGAACGGGGCAGGGCGTGGGGCGGCCGCTGTGGCGGCCGCGCTGGCACGGGGTGCGCTCGTGGGGGCCCGCGGCAATTCCGGGGTGATCCTCTCCCAGGTGTTGCGGGGGCTCGCGGAGGCGGTGGCGCCCGCCCCCCGACCGGCGGGCGCGGTGCTCGCGGACGCGCTGCGGCGCGCCCACCGGCTCGCCACGGCGGCGGTCAGCAGGCCCAAGGAGGGCACCGTGCTGTCCGTGCTCGCCGCCGCCGCGAGCGCGGCCGCCGACGTGGAGTCCGACCGGCTCGACGACGTGGCGGTCGCGGCTGCCGAAGCGGCGGGCAAGGCCGTGCAGGCCACCACCGGCCAGTTGCCCGAGCTCGCGCGGGCCGGCGTGGTGGACGCGGGTGGCCTCGGCCTCTACCTCGTGCTGGACGCCCTCGCCGCCCTGGTCACCGGCCGGAGCGGGGGTGAGCTGCCCCGCACGCCCGTGCCGGTGGCGCGCGGTCGGGAGGTGCTGGTGGCGGAGCGGGAGGCCGGCTCTGAGGAGCACGACTACGAGGTCATGTACCTGCTGGACGGCACCGACGAACCGCGCGTCGGCGAGCTGCGCACGCGGCTGACCGCGATCGGCGACTGCGTCGCGGTGGCGGGCGACGCCGACGGGCTGTGGAACGTCCACGTGCACTGCTCCGACATCGGCGCGGCGATCGAGGCGGGCATCGACGCAGGAAGGCCGCACCGGATCACGGTCGTGCGCTTCGCCGACCAGGAGGAGCAGTACTTACCCACCCCGCCGGCGGATCGGTTCTCCCGCGAGCGGGCGGTGCTGATGGTCGTCACCGGGGCGGAGGTGGCCGAGCTGGCCCGGTCCGCGGGTGCGGTGGTGCTGGAGCGCGAGCCCGGCCGCAGCGTCGACGAGAGCGAGCTACTGGCCGCACTGGCCGGCACCCGCGCGCGGCACGTCGTCCTGCTGCCCGACGACGCCGAGCTCGCCCCGGTGGCCGAGAGCGCGGCGTCCGTCGCCCGCAGGGACGGGCAGGAGGTGCTGGTCCTGCCGACGGCGTCGGTGCTGCAGGGCCTCTCGGCGCTCGCCGTGCACGACCCGGACCGCCGAGCGGGGGACGACGTCGTCGCGATGGCCGAGGCCGCGGCCGGCACCCGCACCGGCGGGCTGGTCGTCGCCGAGTCGGAGGCGCTCACCTGGGTGGGGCGCTGCGAGCCGGGCGAGGTTCTCGGGATCACCGACGGCGAGGTCGTGCTGATCGCCCCCGACCTGGCTGTCGGTGCACTGTGGTTGGCTCATCGCATGCTCACCGCGGGTGGTGAGATCGTCACCGTGCTGCTGGGGGATGCCGCCGACCCGTCGCTGGCCGACGGGCTCGCGGCCGACCTGCGCCGCACCCACCCAGAGGTCGACGTCGTCGTCCACCGGGGTGGGCAGACCGACTATCCGCTCGTGCTGGGGGTGGAATGA